One stretch of Rathayibacter festucae DSM 15932 DNA includes these proteins:
- a CDS encoding aldo/keto reductase, whose amino-acid sequence MTDSTPPALAPETPLPPRLLGATGLPVHPVALDGSVFGWAASIDETTEVLDAFAELGGTLISTADHYATGRSEYMIGRWLEQSTRRDELLVATKVGRHPDAPGLAAEDVRVAIEGCLERLGTRIDLLSFDSEDPEVPIAESLAAVAPFIENGSVGALGAAHFSGAALAEAEAAARDLGLPVFTAVIAEYNLMERKHYEADVAPEVLRQGLGTLARLPLASGYLTGRLRHRSDEPESVMFEAALDYVGRHGNKVLAALDEVAEAHGSNPGTAALAWVLAHQEVSAVIVRARGAEELASIFGAATLPITRSEIAQLDRASA is encoded by the coding sequence GTGACCGACTCGACGCCCCCGGCCCTCGCGCCGGAGACGCCCCTTCCGCCCCGCCTCCTCGGAGCCACCGGTCTGCCCGTGCACCCGGTCGCCCTGGACGGCTCCGTCTTCGGCTGGGCCGCGAGCATCGACGAGACCACCGAGGTCCTCGACGCGTTCGCCGAGCTCGGCGGGACGCTGATCTCGACCGCCGACCACTACGCCACCGGGCGCAGCGAGTACATGATCGGCCGCTGGCTCGAGCAGTCCACCCGGCGCGACGAGCTGCTCGTCGCCACCAAGGTCGGCCGCCACCCCGACGCCCCGGGCCTCGCGGCCGAGGACGTGCGGGTCGCGATCGAGGGCTGCCTCGAGCGGCTCGGCACCCGGATCGACCTGCTCTCCTTCGACAGCGAGGACCCGGAGGTCCCGATCGCCGAGAGCCTCGCCGCCGTCGCCCCGTTCATCGAGAACGGCTCGGTCGGCGCCCTCGGCGCGGCGCACTTCAGCGGCGCCGCCCTCGCCGAGGCGGAGGCGGCGGCTCGCGACCTGGGCCTGCCCGTCTTCACCGCGGTGATCGCCGAGTACAACCTGATGGAGCGGAAGCACTACGAGGCCGACGTCGCCCCCGAGGTGCTCCGCCAGGGTCTCGGCACCCTCGCCCGCCTGCCGCTCGCGAGCGGCTACCTCACCGGGCGGCTGCGCCACCGCTCCGACGAGCCGGAGTCGGTCATGTTCGAGGCCGCCCTCGACTACGTCGGCCGGCACGGCAACAAGGTGCTCGCGGCGCTCGACGAGGTCGCGGAGGCGCACGGCAGCAACCCCGGCACCGCCGCGCTCGCCTGGGTGCTCGCGCACCAGGAGGTCTCGGCCGTCATCGTGCGCGCCCGCGGCGCCGAGGAGCTGGCGTCGATCTTCGGAGCCGCGACGCTGCCGATCACCCGCAGCGAGATCGCCCAGCTCGACCGCGCCTCCGCCTGA